From one Candidatus Eisenbacteria bacterium genomic stretch:
- a CDS encoding FlgD immunoglobulin-like domain containing protein, translated as MKIVAYDKWLNSSSDTSDSLFAVGSATEAGATQTLTAENFELLQNFPNPFEPMTQISFAVPGHTKVSLHVFSAEGRLVRTLLNKEVVKGRHSIGWNGRDDGGRLLPHGIYFVRLSSKEGTAVRKAVLLR; from the coding sequence GTGAAAATCGTAGCCTATGACAAGTGGCTGAATTCGTCATCTGATACAAGCGACAGTCTGTTTGCTGTCGGATCTGCAACAGAGGCGGGCGCGACCCAGACGCTGACTGCCGAAAACTTTGAGCTGCTGCAGAATTTCCCGAATCCGTTTGAACCCATGACTCAGATTTCGTTTGCCGTTCCGGGACACACGAAGGTCTCACTCCACGTCTTTAGCGCAGAGGGGAGACTTGTGAGGACGCTTCTTAATAAGGAAGTTGTGAAAGGGCGGCACTCTATCGGCTGGAATGGGAGAGATGACGGCGGAAGACTTCTTCCGCACGGAATCTATTTCGTGAGGCTTTCTTCAAAAGAAGGAACCGCAGTAAGAAAAGCCGTGCTGCTCAGATAG